From one Paractinoplanes brasiliensis genomic stretch:
- a CDS encoding helicase HerA domain-containing protein produces MIEPAERRALSELSRLDWAPTQEDVWSPLDIHIDELNGDVGEALLRAFEEAENAKVRCPLGLVIEGRQGAGKTHLVRWAREQVQLRHGYFFLMGIADGRSFWTSIVHAFLRGLRRSGSYRHQQLSVFLGALAEIAQVTDATRLMARGDRPITPEALAQLVNGVRRAYPEAGRDCRHTLRALVLIASPEEEVADAAESWLLSADDGTADTLKEWGLPAGLKKPQEVAGEISRLLAITGPTMLAVDQIDTIFAQARTSAGEPIDLAADLGNGLMQLREVLSRTVTVVACLPTSWNLIRKFALDSVTNRFRQETRLTVLPSPEIAERLLAAKFEPFFETADFDPPYPTWPILPEAFATATDFTPRKLLQRADDHVESCLDRSVVVQLTDFHKVARPEQRIAPNTPPEHLAGFDVRLAELRGQAKIGDATDPAHEDQTMPRLLDAGLRAWTIEQGERRSRYKVQPGEDGSPSLHAWLRETLDDTSEDEAQWSFRALSHPHHRAVQTRLRRLRDFANLRQEISKRRAVLLRNTDWPGGPVSRRVRQEFLDLGGIITEVSEDDLRTFDALATMLDEHDPALPHWLVSRQPAWNTALFTTVFGPPSAQKLGTEVPNTADEPEAENEISLGSSDGRPVRATLESLRKHTVIFAGSGSGKTVLIRRIIEECAIHGVSAIVLDPNNDLARLGDPWPTPPDEWGPDDPRKAADYLDGTDVVVWTPRRESGRPLSLQPLPDFKAVLDEPDEFALALDAAVAALAPRARMAANTAKADRGRAVLKQAMAHFARRGGGGLADFVDLLKDLPHEAATLAKAYELAADMAETLQAAMVNDPLFGGAGVALDPGVLMTPAAGKRARISVVNFVGLPTDEQRQSFVNQLQMALFAWVKRHPAGDKPLGGLFVMDEAQTLVPSGPVTACTESALALASQARKYGLGLIFATQAPKGIHNRVVGNAATQFYGFLNSPTQIAAAKEVAQAKGSAVLEISRLKAGEFYAVAEGKPFRRLKTPMCLSYHPKSALSAEEVLRRARAQ; encoded by the coding sequence GTGATAGAGCCGGCCGAGCGACGCGCGCTCTCCGAACTGAGCAGGCTGGACTGGGCGCCGACCCAAGAGGATGTCTGGTCGCCTCTGGACATTCACATCGACGAATTGAACGGCGATGTCGGCGAGGCATTGCTGCGTGCCTTCGAAGAGGCGGAGAACGCCAAGGTTCGATGCCCGCTCGGTCTCGTGATCGAGGGGCGGCAGGGCGCCGGCAAGACCCATCTGGTTCGGTGGGCCCGTGAGCAGGTGCAGCTCAGACACGGCTATTTCTTCCTGATGGGCATCGCTGACGGTCGTAGTTTCTGGACCAGCATCGTGCACGCCTTCCTCCGCGGACTGCGGCGTTCGGGTTCGTACCGACACCAGCAGCTTTCGGTCTTCCTTGGCGCTCTCGCCGAAATCGCGCAGGTCACCGACGCGACGAGGCTCATGGCGCGTGGCGACCGACCGATTACGCCGGAGGCGCTCGCTCAGTTGGTGAACGGGGTACGGCGTGCTTACCCGGAGGCCGGGCGGGACTGTCGGCACACCCTCCGCGCCCTGGTACTGATCGCCTCACCTGAAGAAGAGGTCGCCGACGCGGCGGAGAGCTGGTTGCTCTCGGCGGACGACGGAACAGCCGACACACTCAAAGAATGGGGTCTTCCCGCGGGCCTGAAGAAACCGCAGGAGGTTGCCGGGGAGATCTCCCGTCTCTTGGCGATCACCGGGCCGACCATGCTCGCGGTAGATCAGATCGACACGATTTTCGCCCAGGCACGGACGTCAGCGGGTGAGCCGATTGACCTGGCCGCCGATCTGGGCAACGGGCTGATGCAGCTGCGCGAGGTGCTGAGCCGCACGGTCACGGTCGTCGCATGCCTGCCGACGTCGTGGAATCTGATCAGGAAGTTCGCCCTGGACTCGGTCACCAATCGCTTCCGGCAGGAGACCAGGCTCACCGTTCTTCCCTCTCCCGAGATCGCCGAGCGTCTGCTGGCGGCGAAGTTCGAGCCCTTCTTCGAGACGGCCGATTTCGACCCGCCGTACCCGACGTGGCCGATCTTGCCCGAGGCGTTCGCGACCGCGACCGATTTCACGCCCCGGAAGCTGCTGCAGCGTGCCGACGATCACGTCGAGTCCTGCCTGGACCGCAGTGTCGTCGTTCAGCTCACCGACTTCCACAAGGTGGCACGACCGGAGCAGCGGATCGCGCCCAACACGCCACCGGAGCATCTCGCCGGGTTCGACGTGCGGCTGGCGGAACTGCGCGGCCAGGCCAAGATCGGCGATGCGACCGACCCTGCCCACGAAGATCAGACGATGCCTCGGTTGCTCGACGCAGGCCTACGCGCCTGGACGATCGAGCAGGGCGAGCGGCGCAGCCGGTACAAGGTGCAGCCGGGCGAGGACGGCAGCCCTTCGTTGCACGCCTGGCTGCGCGAGACCCTCGACGACACCAGCGAGGACGAAGCGCAGTGGTCGTTCCGGGCCCTGTCCCATCCGCACCACCGAGCCGTACAGACGCGGCTTCGCCGGCTACGCGACTTCGCGAATCTTCGCCAGGAAATCAGTAAGCGCCGCGCCGTCTTGCTGCGCAACACCGACTGGCCCGGTGGCCCGGTCAGCCGGCGCGTACGCCAGGAATTCCTCGATCTGGGCGGGATCATCACCGAGGTCTCCGAGGACGACCTGCGTACGTTCGACGCGCTCGCCACCATGCTCGACGAACACGATCCAGCTTTGCCGCACTGGTTGGTGTCGCGTCAGCCGGCATGGAACACCGCGCTGTTCACCACGGTCTTCGGGCCGCCCTCGGCGCAAAAGCTGGGAACCGAAGTACCGAACACTGCCGACGAGCCCGAGGCAGAGAACGAGATCAGCCTCGGCTCCTCGGATGGTAGGCCGGTGCGCGCCACGCTCGAGTCACTTCGGAAGCACACTGTCATCTTCGCCGGGTCCGGATCAGGCAAGACGGTCCTCATCCGTCGCATCATCGAGGAGTGCGCGATTCACGGCGTCTCTGCAATCGTGCTGGATCCCAACAACGACCTTGCACGCCTCGGCGATCCGTGGCCGACGCCGCCCGACGAATGGGGGCCGGACGATCCACGGAAGGCCGCCGACTACCTTGACGGCACCGACGTGGTGGTGTGGACGCCGAGGCGGGAATCCGGTCGGCCGCTCAGCCTGCAACCTCTGCCCGACTTCAAGGCGGTGCTGGACGAGCCCGACGAGTTCGCGCTGGCGCTCGATGCCGCCGTTGCCGCGCTGGCCCCTCGGGCCCGAATGGCCGCGAACACCGCTAAGGCGGACCGCGGACGGGCCGTCCTCAAGCAGGCCATGGCTCACTTCGCCCGCCGTGGTGGCGGGGGACTGGCCGACTTCGTCGACCTGCTGAAGGATCTTCCGCACGAGGCTGCCACGCTGGCGAAGGCGTACGAGTTGGCCGCCGACATGGCGGAGACATTGCAGGCTGCGATGGTCAACGATCCGCTCTTCGGCGGGGCCGGCGTGGCGCTTGATCCCGGTGTGCTGATGACTCCGGCGGCGGGGAAGCGGGCCCGGATCTCGGTCGTCAACTTCGTCGGCCTTCCGACCGACGAGCAGCGGCAGAGCTTCGTGAATCAGCTGCAGATGGCGCTGTTCGCCTGGGTCAAGCGTCATCCGGCCGGTGACAAGCCACTGGGCGGGCTGTTCGTGATGGATGAGGCGCAGACCCTTGTACCTTCGGGGCCGGTCACCGCCTGCACCGAGAGCGCGCTGGCGTTGGCCAGCCAGGCCCGCAAGTACGGCCTCGGCCTGATCTTCGCGACGCAGGCTCCGAAAGGTATCCATAACCGTGTCGTCGGCAACGCCGCGACGCAGTTCTACGGCTTCCTGAACAGTCCCACGCAGATCGCTGCGGCCAAGGAAGTTGCTCAGGCTAAGGGAAGTGCGGTACTGGAGATTTCGCGGCTCAAGGCCGGCGAGTTCTATGCCGTCGCCGAAGGAAAACCGTTCCGCCGCCTCAAAACGCCGATGTGCCTGAGTTATCACCCTAAAAGCGCACTGAGCGCCGAGGAAGTCCTCCGACGCGCCAGGGCACAGTGA
- a CDS encoding ABC transporter ATP-binding protein, which produces MTIEITGLTKTYRGGVAALDGLGLTIPTGMFGLLGANGAGKTTLMRILAGIARPTAGHVTVDGHDLSTPAGRHAVQRGLGYLPQDLGVYPDLTARQFLDYVALLKGLDDPAVRRRRVGELLEVVALTAQANRRLRGFSGGMRQRVGIAQALLADPRLLIVDEPTAGLDPEERIRFRTLLSQFAGDRTVLLSTHIVDDIAQTCREVAVLSRGRLAFRGTVDDLTRQAEGRVWSLTTAGPPPAGGTVVSALPDEAGMRYRIVAPTAPAPDAQPLEPGLEDGYLTVAAPARATLNA; this is translated from the coding sequence GTGACCATCGAGATCACCGGCCTGACCAAGACGTACCGCGGGGGAGTGGCCGCCCTCGACGGCCTCGGCCTCACCATCCCCACCGGCATGTTCGGCCTGCTCGGAGCAAACGGCGCCGGCAAGACCACGCTGATGCGCATCCTGGCCGGCATCGCCCGCCCCACCGCCGGCCACGTCACCGTCGACGGCCACGACCTGAGCACCCCCGCAGGCCGCCACGCCGTGCAACGCGGCCTCGGCTACCTGCCCCAGGACCTGGGCGTCTACCCCGATCTGACCGCCCGCCAGTTCCTCGACTACGTGGCGCTGCTCAAAGGCCTGGACGACCCCGCCGTGCGCCGCCGCCGCGTCGGCGAACTCCTCGAAGTGGTCGCGCTGACCGCCCAGGCCAACCGCCGGCTGCGCGGCTTCTCCGGCGGCATGCGCCAACGCGTCGGCATCGCCCAGGCGTTGCTGGCCGACCCGCGCCTGCTGATCGTCGACGAGCCGACGGCCGGGCTCGACCCCGAGGAACGCATCCGCTTCCGCACCCTGCTCTCGCAGTTCGCCGGCGACCGCACGGTTCTGCTCAGCACCCACATCGTCGACGACATCGCCCAGACGTGCCGCGAGGTGGCGGTGCTGTCCCGGGGCCGCCTGGCCTTCCGCGGAACCGTCGACGACCTGACCCGCCAGGCCGAGGGCAGGGTGTGGTCCCTCACCACGGCGGGCCCACCGCCGGCCGGCGGAACCGTGGTCTCGGCCCTGCCGGACGAGGCCGGCATGCGCTACCGCATCGTCGCCCCGACCGCCCCGGCCCCGGACGCTCAGCCGCTCGAGCCCGGCCTCGAGGACGGCTATCTCACCGTCGCCGCGCCCGCCCGGGCCACCCTGAACGCCTGA
- a CDS encoding ABC transporter permease: MIATLRYEFRMQIRKRSVWIVPALTLVLFVLIGGSLLRDLFDPAERSPEPRTAVVGLALQIHALLAIGFGCLLADRLVRDDRLRVAPILDATPASPARRLAGKYLGAGAATAVPIAVAYFGFATAYAVSSGSWSALLWALAAFGTVFVPGLLFVAAFALTVPLLMPAPLFRVLFAGYWLWGNVVTPDLMPTLSGTVIHPLGGYPMAVLFDFAGIDGQDQWAGPIPGAALNFLRPDPTPLVAWLSIALLLVLAAAALTGGHLMRLAERTRS, from the coding sequence GTGATCGCCACCCTGCGATACGAGTTCCGCATGCAGATCCGCAAACGCTCGGTGTGGATCGTGCCCGCGCTGACCCTGGTGCTGTTCGTGCTGATCGGCGGCAGCCTGCTGCGTGACCTGTTCGACCCGGCCGAACGGTCACCCGAGCCGCGGACGGCCGTGGTCGGGCTGGCCCTGCAGATCCACGCCCTGCTGGCGATCGGGTTCGGGTGCCTGCTGGCCGACCGGCTCGTGCGCGACGACCGGCTGCGTGTCGCGCCGATCCTGGACGCCACCCCCGCCTCACCGGCACGGCGGCTGGCCGGCAAATACCTGGGCGCGGGCGCAGCCACCGCGGTGCCGATCGCCGTCGCCTATTTCGGCTTCGCCACCGCGTACGCGGTCAGCTCTGGATCTTGGAGTGCGCTGCTGTGGGCCCTCGCCGCCTTCGGGACGGTGTTCGTGCCGGGCCTGCTCTTCGTGGCCGCCTTCGCGCTGACCGTGCCGCTGCTCATGCCCGCGCCGCTGTTCCGCGTGCTGTTCGCCGGCTACTGGCTGTGGGGCAACGTGGTCACGCCCGACCTCATGCCGACACTCAGCGGCACCGTGATCCACCCGCTCGGCGGCTACCCGATGGCCGTCCTGTTCGACTTCGCCGGCATCGACGGCCAGGACCAGTGGGCAGGCCCCATCCCCGGCGCCGCGCTCAACTTCCTGCGCCCCGACCCCACCCCGCTGGTCGCCTGGCTGTCGATCGCCCTCCTGCTCGTGCTCGCGGCCGCCGCCCTCACCGGCGGCCACCTGATGCGCCTCGCCGAAAGGACCCGCTCGTGA
- a CDS encoding AIPR family protein: protein MDIVIESLMKQFQADHDLEALAQNEAFEAFAGFCVLSSFYESDFAPDSFRMGGGNDYGIDVCGILVNGNLLHDKADVEAVADQAKQLDVHIIVVQAKTSQGFEGKVIADLVDNLSHVVVKGGELPYPASPDVENFRAGLDAVYRNIAKFSGGRPKLHVRYVTTGVQVAEMLRKKGVTAERNLMRSGRFDEVTVQCITRDDLRELYKRATHAVPATFEMAKKVSLPKMPGVEESLLGIVSARELVEKVLTDPTGHIRTALFHENVRDFQGYNPVNTQIRETVRDDARRRRFAVLNNGVTVVTRNLRVVGDEVHIRDFQVVNGCQTCHVLFHERHNLSDEVQLSVRVVHSGDEEVIAGIIAATNRQTAVSEEELSVREDFHKELEDWFAAQETTRRLWYERRSKQYANRPEVEKTRVINRTELTKAYAAMFLGEPASVGRYKDLTTRRHGELFQPGHLPAAYYVAAATHYRLEWLFRNRRVRSYYRPTRYHLMAALKLRAIGPGRLPSSPKEAAKQCEKLAALVWDTGAAEREIFKLLPALNGIIEKEESTGVPLGEMVRNKRFGDAVRAAVLA, encoded by the coding sequence ATGGACATCGTCATCGAGAGCCTGATGAAACAGTTCCAGGCCGACCACGATCTGGAAGCTCTCGCCCAGAACGAAGCCTTCGAGGCATTCGCCGGCTTCTGCGTCCTCAGCTCGTTCTACGAGAGCGACTTCGCCCCCGACTCGTTTCGTATGGGTGGCGGGAACGACTACGGGATCGACGTCTGCGGCATTCTGGTGAACGGCAATCTGCTGCACGACAAGGCCGACGTCGAGGCGGTCGCCGACCAGGCCAAGCAATTGGACGTGCACATCATCGTGGTCCAGGCGAAGACGAGCCAGGGCTTCGAGGGCAAGGTGATTGCCGACCTGGTCGACAACCTGTCTCACGTGGTCGTCAAGGGTGGCGAACTGCCGTACCCCGCTTCGCCCGACGTGGAGAATTTCCGTGCGGGTCTGGATGCCGTCTACCGGAACATCGCCAAGTTCTCCGGCGGACGGCCCAAGTTGCACGTCCGCTATGTGACCACCGGCGTTCAGGTCGCCGAGATGCTGAGGAAGAAGGGCGTCACTGCCGAGCGGAACCTGATGCGATCGGGACGCTTCGACGAGGTGACCGTCCAATGCATCACGCGTGACGATCTGCGTGAGCTCTACAAGCGGGCGACGCACGCAGTGCCGGCGACCTTCGAGATGGCGAAGAAGGTCTCGCTGCCGAAGATGCCTGGTGTCGAGGAGTCGCTGCTCGGGATCGTGTCGGCCCGGGAGTTGGTGGAGAAGGTCCTCACCGACCCGACCGGACACATCCGCACCGCGTTGTTCCACGAGAACGTCCGCGACTTCCAGGGCTACAACCCGGTCAACACCCAGATTCGGGAGACCGTCCGCGACGACGCGAGAAGGCGTCGTTTCGCCGTGCTGAACAACGGTGTCACCGTCGTTACGCGCAATCTGCGGGTGGTCGGCGACGAGGTGCACATCCGTGATTTCCAGGTCGTCAACGGGTGCCAGACATGCCATGTGTTGTTCCACGAGCGCCATAACCTGTCGGACGAGGTTCAGCTCAGCGTTCGTGTCGTCCACTCCGGCGACGAGGAGGTCATCGCCGGAATCATCGCCGCCACGAACCGTCAGACGGCGGTCAGTGAAGAAGAACTGTCGGTCCGCGAGGATTTCCACAAGGAGCTGGAGGACTGGTTCGCGGCACAGGAAACGACGCGGCGGCTCTGGTACGAGCGCCGATCGAAGCAGTACGCCAACCGGCCGGAGGTGGAGAAGACCCGGGTGATCAACCGCACCGAGCTTACGAAGGCATATGCCGCGATGTTTCTCGGCGAGCCGGCATCGGTGGGCCGCTACAAGGACCTCACGACCCGGCGGCATGGTGAGCTGTTCCAGCCCGGTCACCTGCCGGCGGCCTACTACGTCGCGGCGGCGACGCACTATCGCCTGGAGTGGCTGTTCCGTAATCGGCGAGTCCGCTCGTACTACCGACCCACCAGGTATCACCTCATGGCCGCGCTGAAGTTACGGGCGATCGGCCCCGGTCGGCTCCCGTCATCTCCCAAGGAAGCCGCCAAGCAATGCGAGAAGCTGGCGGCACTGGTCTGGGACACAGGCGCCGCTGAGCGGGAGATCTTCAAGCTTCTGCCGGCGTTGAACGGCATCATCGAGAAGGAAGAATCCACCGGCGTCCCGCTGGGCGAAATGGTCCGGAACAAGCGGTTCGGTGATGCCGTCCGCGCAGCCGTTCTGGCCTGA